Proteins found in one Zea mays cultivar B73 chromosome 1, Zm-B73-REFERENCE-NAM-5.0, whole genome shotgun sequence genomic segment:
- the LOC100285922 gene encoding ankyrin protein kinase-like isoform X1, whose protein sequence is MKYSKEDKPERAGGAGAGSRAVPVALVVVVLCAFSFYLGGIYSTGRSLLDSIQPAPTALLALGAATTTRRPSDDGQARPALASTAAVAFPECPADYQDYTPCTDPKRWRRYGNYRLSFMERHCPPPPDRQQCLVPPPKGYKPPIRWPKSKDQCWYRNVPYDWINSQKSNQHWLVKEGDRFRFPGGGTMFPNGVGAYVDLMQGLVPGMRDGTVRTALDTGCGVASWGGDLLGRGILTVSLAPRDNHEAQVQFALERGIPAILGIISTQRLPFPSAAFDMAHCSRCLIPWTEFGGLYLLEIHRVLRPGGFWVLSGPPVNYENRWHGWNTTAQAQKADLDRLKKMLASMCFKLYSMKGDIAVWQKSADACYDKLTPVTTPAKCDDSVDPDAAWYVPMRSCVTAPSPKYRKLGLNATPKWPQRLSVAPERISVVPGSSAAAFKQDDARWKLRVKHYKTLLPALGSDKIRNVMDMNTVYGGFAGSLIKDPVWVMNVVSSYGPNSLGVVYDRGLIGVNHDWCEAFSTYPRTYDLLHLDGLFTAESHRCEMKYVLLEMDRILRPTGYAIIRESTYFLDSVAPIAKGMRWSCEKHSSENKADKDKILVCQKKLWAGKQ, encoded by the exons ATGAAGTACAGCAAGGAAGATAAGCCCGAGAGGGCGGGCGGCGCCGGCGCAGGGTCCAGGGCGGTGCCGGTGGCGCTCGTCGTCGTCGTGCTCTGCGCCTTCTCCTTCTACCTGGGCGGCATCTACAGCACGGGACGGAGCCTGCTGGACTCCATCCAGCCGGCGCCGACGGCTCTCCTCGCCCTCGGCGCCGCCACGACGACCCGCCGTCCCTCCGACGACGGCCAGGCTCGGCCGGCACTGGCGTCCACGGCCGCCGTGGCGTTCCCCGAGTGCCCCGCCGACTACCAGGACTACACCCCCTGCACCGACCCCAAGCGCTGGCGGAGGTACGGCAACTACCGCCTCAGCTTCATGGAGCGGCACTGCCCGCCGCCGCCCGACCGGCAGCAGTGCCTGGTGCCGCCGCCCAAGGGGTACAAGCCGCCCATCCGGTGGCCCAAGAGCAAGGACCAGTGCTGGTACCGGAACGTCCCCTACGACTGGATCAACAGCCAGAAGTCCAACCAGCACTGGCTCGTCAAGGAGGGCGACCGCTTCCGGTTCCCCGGCGGCGGCACCATGTTCCCCAACGGCGTCGGCGCGTACGTGGACCTGATGCAGGGCCTGGTCCCGGGCATGCGCGACGGCACCGTCCGCACCGCGCTCGACACCGGCTGCGGCGTCGCCAGCTGGGGCGGCGACCTGCTGGGGCGGGGCATCCTCACCGTGTCGCTGGCGCCCAGGGACAACCACGAGGCCCAGGTGCAGTTCGCGCTGGAGCGCGGCATCCCGGCCATCCTCGGCATCATCTCCACGCAGCGCCTGCCGTTCCCGTCCGCCGCCTTCGACATGGCGCACTGCTCGCGCTGCCTCATCCCCTGGACCGAGTTCGGCGGCCTCTACCTCCTGGagatccaccgcgtcctccgcccGGGCGGCTTCTGGGTGCTCTCCGGCCCGCCCGTCAACTACGAGAACCGCTGGCACGGCTGGAACACCACCGCGCAGGCGCAGAAGGCCGACCTGGACAGGCTCAAGAAGATGCTGGCCAGCATGTGCTTCAAGCTCTACAGCATGAAGGGGGACATCGCCGTGTGGCAGAAGTCCGCCGACGCCTGCTACGACAAGCTCACCCCGGTCACCACGCCCGCCAAGTGCGACGACAGCGTCGACCCCGACGCCGCCTGGTACGTGCCCATGCGCTCCTGCGTCACGGCTCCCAGCCCCAAGTACAGGAAGCTGGGGCTCAACGCCACGCCCAAGTGGCCCCAGAGGCTCAGCGTCGCCCCGGAGCGCATCAGCGTCGTCCCGGGCAGCAGCGCCGCCGCCTTCAAGCAGGACGACGCCCGGTGGAAGCTCAGGGTCAAGCACTACAAGACGCTGCTGCCGGCGCTGGGGAGCGACAAGATCAGGAACGTCATGGACATGAACACCGTGTACGGAGGATTCGCAGGCAGCCTCATCAAGGACCCCGTCTGGGtcatgaacgtcgtctcctcctacGGCCCAAACTCCCTCGGCGTCGTCTACGACAGAGGGCTCATCGGCGTCAACCACGACTG GTGTGAGGCGTTCTCGACATATCCACGCACCTATGACCTGTTGCATCTTGATGGCCTGTTCACAGCAGAGTCTCACAG GTGCGAGATGAAGTACGTGCTCCTTGAGATGGACCGTATCCTTCGTCCCACGGGCTACGCCATAATCCGGGAGAGCACCTACTTCCTCGATTCTGTGGCACCCATTGCCAAAGGGATGCGATGGAGCTGCGAGAAGCACAGCAGCGAGAACAAGGCCGACAAGGACAAGATCCTCGTCTGCCAGAAAAAGCTTTGGGCAGGAAAGCAGTGA
- the LOC100285922 gene encoding ankyrin protein kinase-like (The RefSeq protein has 2 substitutions compared to this genomic sequence): protein MKYSKEDKPERAGGAGAGSRAVPVALVVVVLCAFSFYLGGIYSTGRSLLDSIQPAPTALLALGAATTTRRPSDDGQARPALASTAAVAFPECPADYQDYTPCTDPKRWRRYGNYRLSFMERHCPPPPDRQQCLVPPPKGYKPPIRWPKSKDQCWYRNVPYDWINSQKSNQHWLVKEGDRFRFPGGGTMFPNGVGAYVDLMQGLVPGMRDGTVRTALDTGCGVASWGGDLLGRGILTVSLAPRDNHEAQVQFALERGIPAILGIISTQRLPFPSAAFDMAHCSRCLIPWTEFGSLYLLEIHRVLRPGGFWVLSGPPVNYENRWHGWNTTAQAQKADLDRLKKMLASMCFKLYSMKGDIAVWQKSADACYDKLTPVTTPAKCDDSVDPDAAWYVPMRSCVTAPSPKYRKLGLNATPKWPQRLSVAPERISVVPGSSAAAFKQDDARWKLRAKHYKTLLPALGSDKIRNVMDMNTVYGGFAGSLIKDPVWVMNVVSSYGPNSLGVVYDRGLIGVNHDWCEAFSTYPRTYDLLHLDGLFTAESHRCEMKYVLLEMDRILRPTGYAIIRESTYFLDSVAPIAKGMRWSCEKHSSENKADKDKILVCQKKLWAGKQ from the exons ATGAAGTACAGCAAGGAAGATAAGCCCGAGAGGGCGGGCGGCGCCGGCGCAGGGTCCAGGGCGGTGCCGGTGGCGCTCGTCGTCGTCGTGCTCTGCGCCTTCTCCTTCTACCTGGGCGGCATCTACAGCACGGGACGGAGCCTGCTGGACTCCATCCAGCCGGCGCCGACGGCTCTCCTCGCCCTCGGCGCCGCCACGACGACCCGCCGTCCCTCCGACGACGGCCAGGCTCGGCCGGCACTGGCGTCCACGGCCGCCGTGGCGTTCCCCGAGTGCCCCGCCGACTACCAGGACTACACCCCCTGCACCGACCCCAAGCGCTGGCGGAGGTACGGCAACTACCGCCTCAGCTTCATGGAGCGGCACTGCCCGCCGCCGCCCGACCGGCAGCAGTGCCTGGTGCCGCCGCCCAAGGGGTACAAGCCGCCCATCCGGTGGCCCAAGAGCAAGGACCAGTGCTGGTACCGGAACGTCCCCTACGACTGGATCAACAGCCAGAAGTCCAACCAGCACTGGCTCGTCAAGGAGGGCGACCGCTTCCGGTTCCCCGGCGGCGGCACCATGTTCCCCAACGGCGTCGGCGCGTACGTGGACCTGATGCAGGGCCTGGTCCCGGGCATGCGCGACGGCACCGTCCGCACCGCGCTCGACACCGGCTGCGGCGTCGCCAGCTGGGGCGGCGACCTGCTGGGGCGGGGCATCCTCACCGTGTCGCTGGCGCCCAGGGACAACCACGAGGCCCAGGTGCAGTTCGCGCTGGAGCGCGGCATCCCGGCCATCCTCGGCATCATCTCCACGCAGCGCCTGCCGTTCCCGTCCGCCGCCTTCGACATGGCGCACTGCTCGCGCTGCCTCATCCCCTGGACCGAGTTCGGCGGCCTCTACCTCCTGGagatccaccgcgtcctccgcccGGGCGGCTTCTGGGTGCTCTCCGGCCCGCCCGTCAACTACGAGAACCGCTGGCACGGCTGGAACACCACCGCGCAGGCGCAGAAGGCCGACCTGGACAGGCTCAAGAAGATGCTGGCCAGCATGTGCTTCAAGCTCTACAGCATGAAGGGGGACATCGCCGTGTGGCAGAAGTCCGCCGACGCCTGCTACGACAAGCTCACCCCGGTCACCACGCCCGCCAAGTGCGACGACAGCGTCGACCCCGACGCCGCCTGGTACGTGCCCATGCGCTCCTGCGTCACGGCTCCCAGCCCCAAGTACAGGAAGCTGGGGCTCAACGCCACGCCCAAGTGGCCCCAGAGGCTCAGCGTCGCCCCGGAGCGCATCAGCGTCGTCCCGGGCAGCAGCGCCGCCGCCTTCAAGCAGGACGACGCCCGGTGGAAGCTCAGGGTCAAGCACTACAAGACGCTGCTGCCGGCGCTGGGGAGCGACAAGATCAGGAACGTCATGGACATGAACACCGTGTACGGAGGATTCGCAGGCAGCCTCATCAAGGACCCCGTCTGGGtcatgaacgtcgtctcctcctacGGCCCAAACTCCCTCGGCGTCGTCTACGACAGAGGGCTCATCGGCGTCAACCACGACTG GTGTGAGGCGTTCTCGACATATCCACGCACCTATGACCTGTTGCATCTTGATGGCCTGTTCACAGCAGAGTCTCACAG GTGCGAGATGAAGTACGTGCTCCTTGAGATGGACCGTATCCTTCGTCCCACGGGCTACGCCATAATCCGGGAGAGCACCTACTTCCTCGATTCTGTGGCACCCATTGCCAAAGGGATGCGATGGAGCTGCGAGAAGCACAGCAGCGAGAACAAGGCCGACAAGGACAAGATCCTCGTCTGCCAGAAAAAGCTTTGGGCAGGAAAGCAGTGA